A stretch of the Corynebacterium maris DSM 45190 genome encodes the following:
- the thiO gene encoding glycine oxidase ThiO produces MPQTAHVIGAGVIGLATAFELTERGVPGARVTILDPDPASGATHHAGGMLAPAAEVQYRQEPLFPLMLESAARYPSFVDRLHSATPLPTGHRTDGTLVVAGDRADAGHLEDLTRYQHTHGMAVERITVREARRMEPSLSPAIAGAVHIPGDHQVSPRLLVAALRDALTRRGVRFVADEVTNLVRDGAGAVTEVVGERTRHDATGAQVILANGLGAGRVGGWFDETNPLRLRPVYGDILRLGVPAALDPLVSKVIRGFVEDRPVYLIPRDDGTLTLGATSREDIQPKPRLGGVYDLIRDAVALAPGVEETTLLETTVGARPGTPDDLPYLGAVAENLVVSTGYFRHGILLAALGAEAGARLALGESPDVDLRACAPVRHSHL; encoded by the coding sequence ATGCCACAGACCGCCCACGTCATCGGCGCCGGCGTGATCGGGCTGGCCACCGCCTTTGAACTCACCGAACGTGGCGTGCCGGGCGCCCGGGTCACGATCCTCGACCCGGACCCGGCGAGCGGGGCCACCCACCACGCCGGCGGCATGCTCGCCCCGGCCGCCGAAGTGCAGTATCGCCAAGAACCGCTGTTTCCGCTCATGTTGGAATCCGCGGCCCGCTACCCGTCTTTCGTGGACCGACTCCACTCCGCCACCCCGCTGCCGACCGGCCACCGCACCGACGGCACCCTGGTCGTCGCCGGCGACCGCGCCGACGCCGGCCACTTAGAGGATCTGACGCGGTATCAGCACACCCACGGCATGGCCGTCGAGCGCATCACGGTGCGCGAGGCCCGCCGGATGGAACCGTCGTTGAGCCCCGCCATCGCCGGAGCCGTGCACATCCCGGGCGACCACCAGGTCTCCCCCAGACTGCTGGTCGCCGCGCTGCGCGATGCGTTGACGCGCCGGGGCGTGCGGTTCGTCGCAGACGAGGTCACCAACCTGGTCCGCGACGGGGCGGGCGCGGTGACTGAGGTCGTCGGCGAGCGGACCCGCCACGATGCCACCGGCGCCCAGGTCATCCTGGCCAACGGCCTCGGCGCCGGGCGCGTGGGCGGCTGGTTCGACGAGACCAACCCGCTGCGGCTGCGCCCCGTCTACGGCGACATTCTGCGCTTGGGGGTGCCCGCCGCCCTCGATCCGCTGGTGAGCAAGGTGATCCGCGGCTTCGTCGAGGACCGGCCCGTCTACCTCATCCCGCGCGACGACGGCACCCTGACCCTCGGGGCGACCAGTCGCGAAGACATCCAGCCGAAGCCTCGCCTGGGCGGCGTCTACGACCTCATCCGTGATGCGGTCGCCCTGGCGCCGGGCGTGGAGGAAACCACGTTGTTGGAGACCACCGTCGGCGCTCGCCCCGGCACGCCCGACGATCTTCCCTACCTCGGGGCGGTGGCGGAGAACCTGGTGGTCTCCACCGGGTATTTCCGCCACGGCATCTTATTGGCCGCCCTCGGCGCGGAGGCCGGCGCCCGGCTCGCCTTAGGGGAGAGTCCCGACGTCGACCTCCGTGCCTGCGCCCCTGTCCGTCACTCCCACCTATAA
- a CDS encoding SRPBCC family protein, with amino-acid sequence MTAHRHTAPEPGESAAFHFETTWRIAASRRRVWDVLSDVSSWQDWWPGLSYSRRDGDHAQLVVRSPLGYRLRFTLALLASDPPEDARFGVAGDLRGIGHFTGVPDGDGTRVQIVWCVVTRRRLVGLLRPVARWAHGAVMRAGEKGLRTAIAHRG; translated from the coding sequence GTGACCGCACACCGACACACCGCCCCCGAGCCAGGGGAGTCCGCCGCCTTCCACTTCGAGACCACCTGGCGGATCGCAGCGAGCCGACGGCGGGTGTGGGACGTGTTGTCCGACGTCTCCTCCTGGCAAGACTGGTGGCCCGGGCTCTCCTATAGCCGACGAGACGGCGACCACGCCCAGCTGGTGGTGCGCAGCCCCCTGGGATACCGGCTGCGTTTCACCCTGGCCCTGCTGGCTTCAGACCCGCCCGAGGACGCCCGCTTCGGCGTGGCCGGTGATCTGCGCGGCATAGGCCACTTCACCGGCGTGCCCGACGGCGACGGGACCCGGGTGCAGATCGTGTGGTGCGTGGTCACCCGCCGCCGACTGGTGGGGCTGCTGCGGCCGGTCGCCAGGTGGGCGCACGGCGCCGTCATGCGCGCCGGGGAAAAGGGGTTGCGCACCGCGATAGCACACCGCGGATAA
- a CDS encoding YraN family protein, protein MTTPHSTGATRPRRRSARLGARGEDYAAGYYIRRGARVLARNVRYPVGELDLIVEEADRTIVFVEVKTRSGHGYGGAEAVTGRKLARMRRAAARWLDGRTFQPVRFDVLALTVRGRSFDADLYEGVEHGAW, encoded by the coding sequence ATGACCACACCACACTCCACCGGCGCCACCCGCCCGCGGCGGCGTTCCGCCCGCCTTGGCGCCCGGGGCGAAGACTACGCCGCCGGCTACTACATCCGACGCGGCGCCCGCGTCCTCGCCCGCAACGTCCGCTATCCCGTGGGCGAACTCGACCTGATCGTCGAAGAGGCCGACCGCACCATCGTCTTCGTCGAAGTCAAGACCCGCTCCGGCCACGGCTACGGCGGCGCCGAAGCAGTCACCGGACGCAAACTCGCCCGCATGCGCCGGGCCGCCGCCCGCTGGCTCGACGGGCGCACCTTCCAACCCGTGCGCTTCGACGTCCTCGCCTTGACCGTCCGCGGCCGCAGCTTCGACGCCGACCTCTACGAGGGAGTCGAACATGGCGCTTGGTAG
- the rplS gene encoding 50S ribosomal protein L19, translated as MSNMIDKVDAASLRDDIPAFRPGDTLDVHVKVIEGATERTQLFTGVVLRRQGSGIRETFTVRKVSFGIGVERTFPVHTPNIAKIEVKRKGDVRRAKLYYLRELRGKAARIKERR; from the coding sequence ATGAGCAACATGATCGACAAGGTCGACGCAGCGTCGCTGCGCGACGACATCCCGGCTTTCCGTCCGGGCGACACCCTCGACGTGCACGTCAAGGTCATCGAGGGCGCCACCGAGCGTACCCAGCTGTTCACCGGCGTTGTCCTGCGTCGTCAGGGCTCCGGCATCCGCGAGACCTTCACCGTCCGCAAGGTCTCCTTCGGCATCGGCGTGGAGCGTACCTTCCCGGTCCACACCCCGAACATCGCCAAGATCGAGGTCAAGCGCAAGGGCGACGTCCGTCGCGCGAAGCTGTACTACCTGCGCGAGCTGCGCGGTAAGGCCGCCCGCATCAAGGAGCGTCGCTAA
- a CDS encoding DUF2469 domain-containing protein, producing MSAEELDNYEAEVELSLYREYRDVVSQFSYVVETDRRFYLANAVELIPHTNGSDVYYEVRMSDAWVWDMYRSVRFVRYVRVITYKDVNIEELDKPDLIMPE from the coding sequence GTGAGCGCTGAGGAGCTCGACAACTATGAGGCCGAGGTGGAGCTGTCGCTCTACCGCGAATACCGGGACGTGGTCAGCCAATTCTCCTACGTCGTGGAGACGGACCGCCGCTTTTACCTGGCCAACGCCGTCGAGCTGATCCCGCACACCAACGGCTCCGACGTCTACTACGAAGTACGCATGTCGGACGCCTGGGTGTGGGACATGTACCGGTCCGTGCGTTTCGTCCGCTACGTGCGCGTGATCACGTACAAAGACGTCAACATCGAGGAACTGGACAAACCCGACCTCATCATGCCGGAATAG
- a CDS encoding Tex family protein — MIFTTIARELGVRDDQVRAALDLLAAGNTVPFIARYRKEATGGLDDTQLRAIEERNTYLVELAERKDTVLAAIEEQGKLTDALRAEITACETKARLEDLYLPYKKRRKTKADTAREAGLEALTDRLIADPEVDPAAVAEGFLTDGFADAKAALEGARAILIDRFATDADLVGEVREKMYSEGRMTATVIEGKETEGAKYKDYFDFAEPFTALPSHRTLALLRGEKEGVLQLTLDAGDDQEYENLIAARFDLPTARSEWVAKAVRFGWRTKLQISSGLDVRLRLKETAEQGALDIFATNLRDVLLAAPAGQRATLALDPGYRNGVKCAAVDHTGKVLATAIVYPHQPQNQWERAKQELAGLVASHGVELIAVGNGTASRESEKLAAEVADLIAAAGGTRPTPVMVSESGASVYSASEIAAAEFPDMDVSLRGAVSIARRLQDPLAELVKIDPKSIGVGQYQHDVNQTALATTLDGVVEAAVNAVGVDVNTASVPLLERVAGVTATLATNIVAHRDEHGAFTTRKELGKVPRLGPKAFEQCAGFLRLRGDNPLDASAVHPESYPVVERIAAATGLGVAELIGNTRVLSGLRPQDFADERFGVPTVTDIIAELDKPGRDPRPEFKTAEFRDGVEKISDLHPGMILEGAVTNVAAFGAFVDVGVHQDGLVHVSAMSEKFVADPREVVRSGQVVKVKVMEVDVERQRIGLSLRLGDEPGQDRTPAKRERNKGGRGGGRATASQKPRGGRPQKNNPQKNKQDSGSMADALKRAGFGR; from the coding sequence ATGATCTTCACCACCATCGCCCGCGAACTCGGCGTGCGCGACGACCAGGTCCGGGCCGCCCTGGACTTGCTCGCCGCCGGCAACACCGTCCCCTTCATCGCCCGCTACCGCAAGGAGGCGACCGGGGGATTGGACGACACGCAGCTGCGCGCCATCGAAGAACGCAACACTTACCTCGTCGAACTCGCCGAGCGCAAGGACACGGTGCTCGCCGCGATCGAGGAACAAGGCAAGCTCACCGACGCCCTGCGCGCCGAGATCACCGCCTGCGAGACCAAGGCCCGCCTCGAAGACCTGTACCTGCCGTACAAGAAGCGCCGGAAAACCAAGGCCGACACCGCCCGCGAGGCGGGCTTGGAGGCACTGACCGACCGGCTCATCGCCGATCCCGAGGTCGATCCCGCCGCGGTGGCCGAAGGCTTTCTCACCGACGGCTTCGCCGACGCCAAAGCAGCCCTGGAAGGCGCACGTGCCATCCTCATCGACCGTTTCGCCACCGACGCCGACCTCGTCGGCGAGGTTCGGGAGAAGATGTACTCCGAAGGGCGGATGACCGCCACGGTGATCGAGGGCAAGGAGACCGAAGGCGCGAAGTACAAGGACTACTTCGACTTCGCCGAACCCTTCACCGCCCTGCCCTCACACCGCACCCTCGCCCTGCTGCGCGGAGAAAAGGAAGGCGTGCTGCAGCTGACTCTCGACGCCGGGGACGACCAGGAGTACGAGAACCTCATCGCCGCGCGCTTCGACCTGCCCACCGCCCGCTCCGAATGGGTCGCCAAGGCCGTGCGCTTCGGCTGGCGCACCAAACTCCAGATCTCCTCCGGTCTGGACGTGCGCCTGCGGCTGAAGGAAACCGCGGAGCAGGGCGCGCTGGACATCTTCGCCACCAACCTGCGTGACGTCTTGCTCGCCGCCCCCGCCGGGCAGCGGGCCACCCTGGCGCTGGACCCGGGCTACCGCAACGGCGTCAAGTGCGCCGCCGTCGACCACACCGGCAAGGTGCTGGCCACCGCCATCGTCTACCCGCACCAGCCACAGAACCAGTGGGAGCGGGCCAAGCAGGAACTCGCCGGCCTGGTGGCCTCGCACGGCGTGGAACTGATTGCCGTGGGCAACGGCACCGCCTCGCGGGAATCGGAGAAACTCGCCGCCGAGGTCGCCGACCTGATCGCCGCCGCCGGCGGGACACGCCCCACCCCGGTCATGGTCTCCGAATCGGGCGCCTCGGTGTACTCCGCCAGCGAGATCGCCGCCGCCGAATTTCCCGACATGGACGTCTCCCTGCGCGGCGCGGTCTCCATCGCCCGCCGCCTGCAGGACCCGCTGGCGGAGCTGGTCAAGATCGACCCCAAATCCATCGGCGTGGGCCAGTACCAGCACGACGTCAACCAGACCGCCCTGGCCACGACGCTTGACGGCGTGGTCGAGGCGGCCGTCAACGCCGTGGGCGTCGACGTCAACACCGCCTCGGTCCCGCTGCTGGAACGCGTCGCCGGGGTGACCGCCACCCTGGCCACAAACATCGTCGCCCACCGCGACGAACACGGCGCCTTCACCACCCGCAAGGAACTGGGCAAGGTGCCCCGCCTGGGCCCCAAGGCCTTCGAACAGTGCGCCGGCTTCCTGCGCCTGCGCGGCGACAACCCGCTGGACGCCTCCGCCGTGCACCCGGAGTCCTACCCCGTGGTCGAACGCATCGCCGCGGCCACCGGCCTGGGCGTCGCCGAGCTCATCGGCAACACCCGCGTGCTGTCGGGCCTTCGCCCGCAAGACTTCGCCGACGAGCGCTTCGGCGTGCCCACCGTCACCGACATCATCGCCGAGCTGGACAAACCCGGCCGCGACCCGCGCCCTGAGTTCAAGACGGCCGAATTCCGCGACGGCGTGGAAAAGATCTCCGATCTTCATCCCGGCATGATCCTCGAAGGCGCGGTCACCAACGTCGCCGCCTTCGGGGCCTTCGTCGACGTCGGCGTCCACCAGGACGGCCTGGTGCACGTCTCCGCGATGAGCGAGAAGTTCGTCGCCGACCCACGTGAGGTCGTCCGCTCCGGGCAAGTGGTCAAAGTCAAAGTCATGGAGGTCGACGTCGAGCGTCAGCGCATCGGCCTGTCCCTGCGACTGGGCGACGAGCCCGGCCAGGACCGCACACCCGCCAAGCGGGAACGGAACAAGGGTGGGCGGGGCGGGGGCCGTGCCACAGCCAGTCAGAAGCCGCGCGGCGGCCGCCCGCAGAAGAATAACCCGCAGAAAAACAAGCAGGACAGCGGCTCCATGGCCGACGCGTTGAAACGCGCCGGATTCGGCAGGTAA
- the lepB gene encoding signal peptidase I: MPADNDDPGSAAGSSGATAAAEKKPTPWYIELPIVVVLTLIIIAVLQTFIGRVYLIPSQSMEPTLHGCEGCTGDRIFVEKVSYYFSDPTPGDVVVYEGTDSWDMGYVSSRSENDVVRTLQNIGSYVGLVAPDENNLVKRIIAEGGQTVSCQEGDPSVMVDGQPTDQSFVLQPPAFPVNPTTGSEACGGDYFGPLTVPEDHYFMMGDNRTNSLDSRAHIGDPHQGAIPAENIRGKVQAIILPFSRIGTIDDPDIQPQQL; this comes from the coding sequence ATGCCCGCAGACAACGACGATCCCGGTTCCGCTGCCGGATCCTCGGGGGCCACGGCCGCGGCGGAGAAGAAGCCCACCCCGTGGTACATCGAATTGCCGATCGTGGTGGTGCTGACCCTGATCATCATCGCGGTGCTGCAGACCTTCATCGGGCGGGTCTACCTGATCCCCTCGCAGTCGATGGAGCCGACGCTGCACGGCTGCGAAGGATGCACCGGTGACCGCATCTTCGTGGAGAAGGTCTCCTACTACTTCAGCGACCCGACTCCGGGCGACGTCGTCGTCTACGAGGGCACCGACTCCTGGGACATGGGATATGTCTCCAGCCGGTCGGAAAACGACGTCGTGCGTACGCTGCAGAACATCGGCTCCTACGTCGGCCTCGTCGCCCCGGATGAAAACAACCTGGTCAAGCGCATCATCGCCGAGGGCGGCCAGACCGTCTCCTGCCAGGAGGGCGACCCGTCCGTCATGGTCGACGGCCAACCCACCGACCAGTCCTTCGTCCTGCAGCCCCCGGCCTTCCCGGTGAACCCGACGACCGGTTCCGAGGCGTGCGGCGGCGACTACTTCGGCCCCCTGACGGTGCCCGAGGACCACTACTTCATGATGGGTGACAACCGCACCAACTCCCTGGACTCGCGCGCCCACATCGGCGATCCGCACCAGGGCGCCATCCCGGCGGAGAACATCCGTGGCAAGGTCCAGGCGATCATCCTGCCGTTCAGTCGCATCGGCACCATCGACGACCCGGACATCCAGCCGCAGCAGCTGTAG
- the thiS gene encoding sulfur carrier protein ThiS, with protein sequence MKFTVNGESHTAAAAPTVTELVDDIVGAREGVAVALDGAVVPASAWADTRIAEGAEVDVLTAVQGG encoded by the coding sequence ATGAAGTTCACCGTCAACGGCGAGTCCCACACCGCCGCGGCCGCCCCCACCGTCACCGAGCTCGTCGACGACATCGTCGGCGCCCGGGAGGGCGTCGCCGTCGCACTCGACGGCGCCGTCGTGCCCGCCTCCGCATGGGCGGACACCCGTATTGCCGAGGGCGCCGAGGTCGACGTCCTCACCGCCGTGCAGGGAGGTTAA
- a CDS encoding ThiF family adenylyltransferase, whose translation MSLPDNELRRIARQLNLPGFDMAQAQRLADARVLVVGAGGLGCPAMQSLAAVGLGRILLYDDDVVDLTNIHRQILFGAHDVGRRKVDAAADRLRQIQPGIEIDAIHERLTPDNIVSALARVDLVLDGSDTFATKYLVADAAEITGTPLIWGTVLRYAGQVALWHSGPGVDGGVSLRDFFPTQPAADSTPDCATAGVLGVTTAVVGNLMATEAIKHLTGLGESVPGRVYGYDALGTSLRSFTVRADPARLPVTELEDFYGAGACAAPPVMESDPAAARLLDLVREGRARALDVREPHEKLLADIPSGADLHLPTSEVSPERVRALLDGVAAPVVVYCASGRRSAEFVDAHADLVSVELISLPGGVNGL comes from the coding sequence ATGTCGCTGCCCGACAACGAACTGCGCCGCATCGCCCGTCAACTCAACCTGCCCGGCTTCGACATGGCGCAGGCCCAGAGACTCGCCGATGCCCGCGTCCTCGTCGTCGGCGCCGGCGGCCTCGGCTGCCCCGCCATGCAGTCGCTGGCTGCGGTCGGCCTCGGCCGGATCCTGCTCTACGACGACGACGTGGTCGACCTGACCAACATTCACCGTCAGATCCTCTTCGGCGCGCACGACGTGGGGCGCCGCAAGGTCGACGCCGCCGCGGATCGGCTGCGCCAGATTCAGCCGGGCATCGAGATCGACGCTATCCATGAACGCCTGACGCCGGACAACATCGTCTCGGCGCTGGCGCGCGTGGACCTGGTGCTCGACGGTTCCGACACCTTCGCCACGAAATACCTCGTCGCCGACGCCGCCGAGATCACCGGCACGCCATTGATCTGGGGCACCGTGTTGCGCTACGCCGGGCAGGTCGCGCTGTGGCACTCCGGCCCGGGCGTGGACGGCGGCGTGAGCCTGCGCGACTTCTTCCCTACCCAGCCGGCCGCGGACTCCACGCCGGACTGCGCCACCGCCGGCGTGCTCGGGGTGACCACGGCGGTGGTGGGCAACCTCATGGCCACCGAGGCGATCAAACACCTCACCGGACTCGGTGAGAGCGTGCCCGGCCGCGTCTACGGCTACGACGCCCTGGGCACCTCTCTGCGCTCTTTCACCGTGCGCGCCGACCCGGCGCGCCTGCCCGTCACCGAGCTGGAGGATTTCTACGGGGCGGGCGCCTGCGCCGCTCCCCCGGTGATGGAAAGTGATCCGGCGGCGGCAAGACTGCTGGATTTGGTGCGGGAGGGCCGGGCGCGGGCACTCGACGTCCGGGAGCCGCACGAGAAGCTGCTCGCGGACATCCCGTCGGGCGCGGATCTGCACCTGCCGACGTCGGAAGTCAGCCCGGAGCGCGTGAGGGCACTGTTGGACGGGGTCGCCGCGCCCGTCGTGGTCTATTGCGCATCGGGCAGGCGCAGCGCGGAGTTCGTTGACGCCCACGCCGATCTGGTGTCCGTGGAGCTGATCAGCCTGCCGGGCGGGGTCAACGGGCTTTAA
- a CDS encoding thiamine phosphate synthase, producing MTPTRNLDLRCYFVTGPGDPARVVDTARAAVAGGAGVVQVRSKPIDARTLTELTAAVAEAVTEINPRAKVLVDDRVDVALALRARGAPVHGVHVGQDDLPVRDVRALLGPDAVVGLTTGTLELVRATHDVADALDYLGCGPFRATPTKDSGRAPIGLAGYPDLAAASPVPLIAIGDVTADDAADLAATGVDGVAVVRGLMNAADPEAYARRIVEAF from the coding sequence ATGACGCCTACCCGAAACCTGGATTTACGCTGCTACTTCGTGACCGGCCCAGGCGACCCCGCCCGAGTCGTGGACACCGCCCGCGCCGCGGTGGCCGGCGGCGCCGGCGTAGTGCAGGTGCGCAGCAAACCCATTGACGCACGCACCTTGACGGAGCTGACCGCGGCCGTCGCCGAAGCAGTCACCGAGATCAACCCGCGGGCGAAGGTGCTCGTGGACGACCGCGTCGACGTCGCCCTGGCCCTGCGTGCCCGCGGCGCCCCCGTCCACGGCGTCCACGTCGGCCAAGACGATCTGCCGGTGCGTGACGTGCGCGCCCTGCTCGGCCCAGACGCGGTCGTCGGGCTGACCACCGGCACGCTGGAGCTGGTGCGTGCCACCCACGACGTGGCCGACGCCCTGGACTACCTCGGCTGCGGGCCGTTCCGCGCCACCCCGACGAAAGACTCCGGCCGTGCCCCGATCGGCCTGGCCGGATACCCCGACCTCGCCGCCGCCTCCCCGGTCCCCCTGATCGCCATCGGCGACGTCACCGCCGACGACGCCGCCGACCTCGCCGCCACCGGCGTCGACGGAGTCGCCGTGGTGCGTGGCCTGATGAACGCCGCCGACCCCGAGGCGTATGCCCGCCGCATCGTGGAGGCGTTCTAA
- a CDS encoding thiazole synthase yields MSLTIADVTFDSHLVMGTGGASSHDLLEQALVASGTELTTVAMRRHSPSTGSTGESVFELLRRLSIAPLPNTAGCRTARDAVITARLAREALGTSWVKVEVIADEHTLLPDTTELIDACETLVHEGFTVLAYTSDDPIVATRLEDVGCAAVMPLGSPIGTGLGVLNPHNIELICSRANVPVLLDAGVGTASDAALAMELGCDGVLLASAINRCQDPVTMAEAMRHAVEAGRLARAAGRIPKREHAVASSSFEGLASWADQVL; encoded by the coding sequence ATGTCCCTGACCATCGCCGACGTCACTTTCGATTCCCACCTCGTGATGGGCACCGGCGGCGCCAGCTCCCACGACTTGCTGGAGCAGGCGCTGGTGGCCTCCGGCACGGAGCTGACCACCGTCGCCATGCGCCGCCACTCCCCCAGCACCGGCTCAACCGGCGAATCCGTCTTCGAGCTGCTGCGTCGCCTGAGCATCGCCCCGTTGCCCAACACCGCGGGGTGCCGCACCGCCCGCGACGCCGTGATCACGGCCCGCCTCGCCCGCGAGGCGCTCGGCACCAGCTGGGTCAAGGTCGAGGTCATCGCCGACGAACACACCCTGCTGCCGGACACCACCGAGCTCATCGACGCCTGCGAAACGCTCGTCCACGAGGGTTTCACGGTCTTGGCCTACACCTCCGACGATCCGATCGTGGCCACGCGCCTGGAGGACGTCGGTTGCGCGGCGGTCATGCCGCTGGGCTCGCCGATCGGCACGGGCCTGGGCGTGCTCAACCCGCACAACATCGAGCTGATCTGCTCGCGGGCGAACGTGCCGGTGCTGCTCGACGCCGGGGTGGGCACCGCCTCCGATGCTGCCTTAGCCATGGAACTCGGCTGCGACGGCGTGCTGCTGGCCAGCGCCATCAACCGTTGCCAGGACCCCGTGACCATGGCCGAAGCGATGCGCCACGCCGTCGAGGCCGGCCGCCTGGCACGCGCCGCCGGGCGCATCCCCAAACGCGAGCACGCCGTGGCCTCCTCCAGCTTCGAGGGCTTGGCCAGCTGGGCCGACCAGGTGCTGTAA
- a CDS encoding GntP family permease — MDTWEQTLGAGPLLGIAAAGIALILILIIKFKLHAFITLVLVSVLTAIAAGIPLGDVYDVSMAGFRSTLGDVGILVGLGAMLGKLIEHSGGAQVLADTMIRRFGEKRAPLALGVASLFLGFPMFFDAGLVVMLPIIFAVATRLGGPVLLYAIPVAASFSVMHVFVPPHPGPVAASTFFGTNLGLLIIVGLLVAVPTFYVTGYLWGKFVSRRFSFSVDDLPRAIFGGDAEEVKDPPKVGTVIAMLLLPMLLIFLNTGADFATKAGLIAGDELWAQAFSMLGTSGVALLISVLVAIPVLGLRRGETGSAVEKILDSSLGPIASVVFITGAGGMYGGVLRSSGIGDALKDTMDGIGLPVILAVYLVAAVLRVAQGSATVALTTAAGLMAPAVLAGGFSDMQIVAITIACAAGSVIASHVNDSGFWLVGRLFGMNVSTTLRTWTIQQTLESVMAFAIAAVIFLLF, encoded by the coding sequence ATGGACACCTGGGAGCAAACCCTAGGGGCAGGCCCCCTGCTCGGCATCGCCGCGGCGGGCATCGCCCTCATCCTCATCCTCATCATCAAGTTCAAGCTGCACGCCTTCATCACGTTGGTGCTGGTGTCCGTCCTCACGGCCATCGCCGCCGGCATCCCGCTCGGCGACGTCTACGACGTCTCCATGGCCGGGTTCCGCTCCACCCTCGGCGACGTCGGCATCCTCGTCGGCCTCGGCGCGATGCTGGGTAAACTCATCGAGCATTCCGGCGGCGCCCAAGTGCTCGCCGACACCATGATCAGGCGCTTCGGCGAAAAGCGTGCCCCGCTCGCGCTCGGCGTGGCGTCGTTGTTCCTGGGCTTTCCCATGTTCTTCGACGCCGGCCTGGTGGTCATGCTGCCCATCATCTTCGCCGTCGCCACCCGCCTGGGCGGGCCGGTCCTGCTCTACGCCATCCCGGTGGCCGCGTCGTTTTCCGTCATGCACGTCTTCGTGCCCCCGCACCCGGGGCCGGTCGCCGCCAGCACCTTCTTCGGCACGAACTTGGGCCTGCTGATCATCGTCGGACTGCTCGTGGCGGTGCCGACCTTCTATGTCACCGGTTATCTCTGGGGAAAGTTCGTGTCCAGGCGGTTTTCCTTCAGCGTGGACGACCTGCCCCGGGCCATCTTCGGCGGGGACGCCGAAGAGGTGAAGGATCCGCCGAAGGTCGGCACCGTCATCGCCATGCTGCTGTTGCCGATGCTGTTGATCTTCCTCAACACCGGCGCCGACTTCGCCACCAAGGCCGGCCTGATCGCCGGCGACGAGCTGTGGGCGCAGGCCTTCAGCATGCTGGGCACCTCCGGCGTCGCGCTGCTGATCTCCGTGCTGGTCGCGATCCCGGTGCTCGGGCTGCGCCGCGGTGAGACGGGCTCGGCGGTGGAAAAGATCCTCGACTCCTCCCTCGGCCCGATCGCCTCCGTCGTGTTCATCACCGGCGCCGGCGGCATGTACGGCGGCGTGCTGCGTTCCTCGGGCATCGGCGACGCGCTCAAAGACACCATGGACGGCATCGGCCTGCCGGTCATTCTCGCGGTCTACCTCGTCGCCGCCGTCCTGCGCGTCGCCCAGGGCTCCGCGACCGTCGCGCTGACCACCGCCGCCGGCCTGATGGCCCCGGCCGTGCTCGCCGGCGGGTTCAGCGACATGCAGATCGTGGCGATCACCATCGCGTGCGCCGCCGGCTCCGTCATCGCCTCCCACGTCAATGACTCGGGCTTCTGGCTGGTCGGCAGGCTCTTCGGCATGAACGTCTCGACGACGCTGCGCACCTGGACGATCCAGCAGACGCTGGAATCCGTCATGGCCTTCGCCATCGCCGCGGTGATCTTCCTGCTCTTCTGA
- a CDS encoding ribonuclease HII encodes MRRLKHLRTYEVALSKAGLGPVAGVDEAGRGACAGPITVAACILPEHPIEELARLTDSKKLSPALREKLAPAIRRHALAWAVVSIDAAAIDARGIQPANLDGMRRAVARLDTRPGYVLTDAWKIPGLPVPHLPIVGGDAATRCIAAASVLAKVARDHAMVELAVEHPAYGFDGHKGYSTRAHLAAVRRHGASPVHRYTYANVVKAHQDFLKEASP; translated from the coding sequence GTGCGACGTCTGAAGCACCTGCGCACCTACGAGGTGGCGCTGTCGAAGGCCGGCCTGGGCCCCGTCGCCGGGGTCGATGAAGCCGGCCGCGGGGCCTGCGCCGGGCCGATCACCGTCGCCGCCTGCATCCTGCCCGAGCACCCCATCGAGGAACTGGCCCGGCTGACGGACTCGAAGAAACTCTCGCCGGCGCTGCGCGAAAAACTCGCCCCCGCCATCCGGCGCCACGCCCTGGCGTGGGCGGTGGTGTCCATCGACGCCGCCGCCATCGACGCCCGCGGCATCCAACCCGCCAACCTCGACGGCATGCGCCGCGCCGTCGCCCGCCTGGACACGCGTCCCGGGTACGTGCTCACCGACGCCTGGAAAATCCCCGGATTGCCCGTCCCGCACCTGCCGATCGTCGGGGGAGACGCGGCCACCCGCTGCATCGCGGCCGCCAGCGTGTTGGCCAAAGTCGCCCGCGACCACGCCATGGTGGAACTGGCCGTCGAACATCCGGCCTACGGCTTCGACGGGCACAAGGGATACTCCACCCGAGCGCACCTGGCTGCGGTGCGCCGCCACGGCGCGAGTCCGGTCCATCGCTACACTTATGCCAACGTCGTTAAGGCGCACCAAGACTTTTTGAAGGAGGCCAGCCCGTGA